Proteins encoded in a region of the Falco rusticolus isolate bFalRus1 chromosome 12, bFalRus1.pri, whole genome shotgun sequence genome:
- the GPATCH11 gene encoding G patch domain-containing protein 11, producing the protein MEEDEEEDYMSDLFIKQDVRPGLPMVRRVREAMQKEEKQKEANERNRQKSVKEEEKERRDLVLKSALGTENKGFALLQKMGYKSGQALGKSGEGIVEPIPLNIKTGRSGLGHEELKKRKAEEKLENYRQKLHMKKQANEQAADQFRIRFKTKQEERKMEGDLRRSQRACQQLDMQKDIDVPKETWYWLEPEEEDDKDEEDKEDECTSSDLSVSEKLRILTAYLREEHFYCIWCGTTYEDSEDLSSNCPGDSAADHD; encoded by the exons ATGGAGGAAGATGAAGAGGAAGACTACAtgtctgatttatttattaa GCAGGACGTGCGGCCGGGCCTGCCCATGGTGAGGCGGGTGAGGGAGGctatgcagaaagaagaaaaacaaaaagaagccaACGAGAGGAACAGACAGAAGAGCgtaaaagaagaagaaaaagagagacgCGATTTGGTGTTGAAAAGTGCATTGGGTACTGAGAACAAAGGCTTCGCGTTGCTCCAGAAGATGGGCTACAAGAGCGGCCAGGCCCTTGGCAAAAGCG gAGAAGGCATTGTTGAACCTATTCCTTTGAACATAAAAACAG GCAGAAGCGGGCTTGGTCACGAGGAATTAAAAAAGcgaaaagctgaagaaaaactggaaaactaTAGGCAAAAGCTTCAtatgaaaaaacaagcaaatgaacaAGCTGCAGATCAGTTCAG AATAAGATTCAAAACGAAACAAGAAGAACGTAAGATGGAAGGGGACCTCCGAAGAAGCCAGAGGGCCTGCCAGCAATTAGATATGCAAAAA GATATTGATGTTCCCAAGGAGACTTGGTATTGGCTAGAACctgaagaggaagatgacaagGATGAGGAAGATAAGGAAGATGAATGCACAAGCTCAGATTTAAGC GTATCAGAAAAGCTACGCATCCTGACTGCCTATCTGAGAGAAGAGCACTTTTATTGCATTTGGTGTGGAACAACCTATGAAG ATTCTGAAGATTTATCGTCAAACTGCCCTGGAGACAGTGCTGCAGATCACGACTAA